A genome region from Pithys albifrons albifrons isolate INPA30051 chromosome 24, PitAlb_v1, whole genome shotgun sequence includes the following:
- the SH3BGRL3 gene encoding LOW QUALITY PROTEIN: SH3 domain-binding glutamic acid-rich-like protein 3 (The sequence of the model RefSeq protein was modified relative to this genomic sequence to represent the inferred CDS: deleted 2 bases in 1 codon) has protein sequence MPAPTHPIGPCSHMPGGGGAARLPAAVPPAQPSQAEPPSAGLSAGSGRDRTMSTLKVYSTSVTGSREIKSQQSEVTRILDGKNIKYELVDISQDNALREEMRAKAGNPKAIPPQIVNGDQYCGDYELFVEAVEQNTLQEFLKLA, from the exons ATGCCCGCACCCACCCACCCCATTGGCCCCTGCAGTCACATGCCGGGCGGTGGCGGGGCCGCCCGC CTCCCTGCCGCGGTCCCTCCCGCTCAGCCGAGCCAAGCCGAGCCTCCCTCCGCCGGGCTGAGCGCAGGGAGCGGCCGCGATCGCACCATGAGCACACTCAAGGTCTACAGCACCTCGGTGACCGGCTCCCGGGAG ATCAAATCCCAACAGAGCGAAGTAACCAGAATCCTCGATGGGAAAAACATCAAGTACGAGCTGGTGGATATCTCCCAGGACAACGCTCTCCGGGAGGAGATGAGGGCAAAGGCAGGCAACCCCAAAGCCATCCCACCCCAGATCGTCAACGGAGACCAGTATTGTGGG gatTATGAGCTCTTTGTGGAAGCAGTGGAGCAAAACACTCTGCAGGAGTTCCTGAAGCTGGCCTGA
- the CEP85 gene encoding centrosomal protein of 85 kDa isoform X2, with protein MCLTVHQASLRTVKHPVADFCNSSNGSSFHPIKTQVTIPTAHVMPSTLGASPSKLCPGGDQGCSQSTSKTAVPGSASEHSGLTRNGDFNAGKSSQVPPRDLLHLYRSSGENGFEQPWPPAADPMRTEDLWKFDTPAMERTLNQSLFLDSLCADPHHRFQKLNPNPEAGKDLYKVLPESKQGAGTNGVCEPRDGTWPRGSRLMPTGLQANNFFSKPVVTPPPQAWVPEGCSLHPHKGVCELSAWKQQLDKVRLQVEQMQLQNGGTCPHSSMYPPSLPAPDPAQWINILNSNENLLKEKELLIDRQRQHISQLEQKVRESELQVHSALLGCPASYGDVYMLRMQELQRENTFLRAQFTEKTESLSKENIELERKLAAAEVDVKLVRESLKETVQKHAEELKKQEERVKGRDKHISNLKKKCQKESEQSRERQQRIETLERYLADLPTLEEHQKQSQKLKESELKNTALQETVLALEGELGDVQAAFREQKMQLETQKQKEVELLSTVRSLQDKLQQCAKNAERGPTSQDGERQKMEHDSLKKECDCLRKIVDKKQKKMEQLSLQVKNLEEQVAQEEGTSQALKEEAMRRENALQQLRAAVKELSVQNQDLIEKNLTLQERLRQAELTAQPLPADTARLTQELHGELAVCLQDLQSVYSIVTQRAQGKDPNLSLLLGINSVQHPVKEKEDLLSPDGLAKKVMEVKQLHKEVEELRTAISDRYAQDMGDNCITQ; from the exons ATGTGTTTAACTGTCCATCAAGCTTCTCTCAGGACAGTGAAACACCCAGTTGCAG atTTTTGCAATTCCAGTAACGGTTCCTCATTCCACCCCATCAAAACCCAGGTGACCATTCCCACAGCCCACGTTATGCCTTCCACGTTGGGTGCCTCACCCTCcaagctgtgccctgggggagACCAGGGCTGTTCCCAGAGCACTTCAAAGACTGCTGTGCCAGGATCTGCCTCAGAACACTCAGGGCTCACGAGGAACGGGGATTTTAACGCTGGGAAGTCGTCTCAGGTGCCACCCAGGGATCTCCTGCATCTCTACAGGTCTTCAGGGGAAAATGGCTTTGAGCAACCCTGGCCTCCTGCTGCTGATCCCATGAGAACAGAAGACCTTTGGAAGTTtgacacccctgccatggagcGCACCCTTAACCAGTCTCTGTTTCTGGACAGTTTGTGTGCTGACCCTCACCACAGATTCCAGAAGCTCAACCCAAACCCCGAGGCAGGGAAGGACCTTTACAAGGTGCTGCCAGAGAGCAAACAGGGGGCAGGGACCAACGGGGTCTGCGAGCCCCGGGACGGAACGTGGCCGAGGGGGAGCAGGCTGATGCCAACAGGACTCCAGGCCaacaatttcttttcaaaacctGTAGTGACTCCTCCACCCCAAGCATGGGTGCCAGAAGGATGCTCACTGCACCCACACAAGGGGGTCTGCGAGCTCAGCGCttggaaacagcagctggacAAAGTGCGGTTGCAGGTGGAGCAGATGCAG TTGCAAAATGGAGGCACCTGCCCCCATTCCTCGATGTATCCTCCATCACTGCCTGCACCTGATCCAGCCCAGTGGATCAATATCCTAAACTCCAATGAAAACCTACTCAAGGAGAAAGAGCTTCTCATTGACAG ACAAAGACAGCACATTTCCCAGTTGGAGCAGAAGGTCCGGGAAAGTGAACTGCAGGTTCAcagtgccctgctgggctgtccAGCATCCTATGGAGATGTGTACATGCTGAGGATGCAG gagctgcagcggGAGAACACTTTCCTTCGAGCTCAGTTCACAGAGAAGACTGAATCCCTCAGTAAGGAGAACATTGAGTTGGAGAGGAAActggctgctgcagaggtgGATGTGAAGCTGGTCCGGGAGTCACTGAAGGAAACTGTGCAGAAACATGCAGAGGAGTtaaagaaacaggaagaaagg GTAAAGGGAAGAGACAAACACATTAGTAACCTTAAAAAGAAATGCCAGAAGGAATCtgaacagagcagagagaggcagcagagaatTGAGACCCTGGAACGATACCTGGCTGATCTACCCACCCTTGAGGAGCACCAGAAACAGAGTCAGAAG ctgaaGGAATCTGAACTGAAGAACACTGCTCTGCAGGAAACAGTGCTGGCACTGGAAGGAGAGCTTGGAGATGTCCAGGCTGCTTTCAGGGAACAAAAGATGCAGCTGGAAACCCAAAAACAGAAGGAGGTGGAGCTTCTTTCCACTGTGCGCAG CTTGCAGGATAAGCTGCAACAGTGTGCAAAGAATGCAGAGAGAGGACCCACTAGCCAGGATGGGGAGAGACAGAAAATGGAACATGACTCTTTGAAGAAAGAATGTGACTGCCTCAGGAAG ATCGTGgacaaaaagcagaagaagaTGGAGCAGTTATCTTTGCAAGTAAAG AACCTGGAAGAACAAGTGGCTCAGGAAGAGGGGACAAGCCAAGCTCTGAAGGAAGAGGCAATGAGGAGGGAGAatgcactgcagcagctccgGGCTGCTGTGAAAGAG CTCTCTGTGCAGAACCAGGATCTGATCGAGAAGAACCTGACGCTCCAGGAGCGGCTCCGTCAGGCCGagctgacagcccagcccctgcctgctgaCACTGCCCGCCTCACTCAGGAGCTGCATGGAGAGCTGGCTGTCTGTCTGCAGGATTTGCAGTCTGTCTACAGCATTGTCACTCAGAGGGCTCAGGGCAAGGACCCCaacctctctctgctcctgggcATTAACT CTGTGCAACACCCtgtgaaggagaaggaagactTGCTGAGCCCTGATGGACTTGCAAAGAAAGTGATGGAGGTAAAACAGCTTCACAAAGAAGTGGAGGAGTTAAGGACTGCAATATCTGACAGATACGCTCAGGATATGGGAGACAACTGCATCACCCAGTAA
- the CEP85 gene encoding centrosomal protein of 85 kDa isoform X1 — translation MDKMAAPGKDPELRLQQNSPLGPSPSQKSQFLETDWKTPTLSMKSQSRVSRCPSVADSGDGGIGTSCSDSTEDFCNSSNGSSFHPIKTQVTIPTAHVMPSTLGASPSKLCPGGDQGCSQSTSKTAVPGSASEHSGLTRNGDFNAGKSSQVPPRDLLHLYRSSGENGFEQPWPPAADPMRTEDLWKFDTPAMERTLNQSLFLDSLCADPHHRFQKLNPNPEAGKDLYKVLPESKQGAGTNGVCEPRDGTWPRGSRLMPTGLQANNFFSKPVVTPPPQAWVPEGCSLHPHKGVCELSAWKQQLDKVRLQVEQMQLQNGGTCPHSSMYPPSLPAPDPAQWINILNSNENLLKEKELLIDRQRQHISQLEQKVRESELQVHSALLGCPASYGDVYMLRMQELQRENTFLRAQFTEKTESLSKENIELERKLAAAEVDVKLVRESLKETVQKHAEELKKQEERVKGRDKHISNLKKKCQKESEQSRERQQRIETLERYLADLPTLEEHQKQSQKLKESELKNTALQETVLALEGELGDVQAAFREQKMQLETQKQKEVELLSTVRSLQDKLQQCAKNAERGPTSQDGERQKMEHDSLKKECDCLRKIVDKKQKKMEQLSLQVKNLEEQVAQEEGTSQALKEEAMRRENALQQLRAAVKELSVQNQDLIEKNLTLQERLRQAELTAQPLPADTARLTQELHGELAVCLQDLQSVYSIVTQRAQGKDPNLSLLLGINSVQHPVKEKEDLLSPDGLAKKVMEVKQLHKEVEELRTAISDRYAQDMGDNCITQ, via the exons ATGGATAAAATGGCTGCTCCTGGGAAAGATCCAGAGCTGAGGCTCCAGCAGAACAGTCCACTGG gtCCCAGCCCCAGTCAGAAGAGCCAGTTCTTGGAGACTGACTGGAAAACACCCACGTTGTCCATGAAGTCCCAGAGCCGCGTCAGTCGCTGCCCGAGCGTGGCCGACAGTGGGGACGGGGGCATTGGGACCTCCTGCTCAGACAGCACAGAAG atTTTTGCAATTCCAGTAACGGTTCCTCATTCCACCCCATCAAAACCCAGGTGACCATTCCCACAGCCCACGTTATGCCTTCCACGTTGGGTGCCTCACCCTCcaagctgtgccctgggggagACCAGGGCTGTTCCCAGAGCACTTCAAAGACTGCTGTGCCAGGATCTGCCTCAGAACACTCAGGGCTCACGAGGAACGGGGATTTTAACGCTGGGAAGTCGTCTCAGGTGCCACCCAGGGATCTCCTGCATCTCTACAGGTCTTCAGGGGAAAATGGCTTTGAGCAACCCTGGCCTCCTGCTGCTGATCCCATGAGAACAGAAGACCTTTGGAAGTTtgacacccctgccatggagcGCACCCTTAACCAGTCTCTGTTTCTGGACAGTTTGTGTGCTGACCCTCACCACAGATTCCAGAAGCTCAACCCAAACCCCGAGGCAGGGAAGGACCTTTACAAGGTGCTGCCAGAGAGCAAACAGGGGGCAGGGACCAACGGGGTCTGCGAGCCCCGGGACGGAACGTGGCCGAGGGGGAGCAGGCTGATGCCAACAGGACTCCAGGCCaacaatttcttttcaaaacctGTAGTGACTCCTCCACCCCAAGCATGGGTGCCAGAAGGATGCTCACTGCACCCACACAAGGGGGTCTGCGAGCTCAGCGCttggaaacagcagctggacAAAGTGCGGTTGCAGGTGGAGCAGATGCAG TTGCAAAATGGAGGCACCTGCCCCCATTCCTCGATGTATCCTCCATCACTGCCTGCACCTGATCCAGCCCAGTGGATCAATATCCTAAACTCCAATGAAAACCTACTCAAGGAGAAAGAGCTTCTCATTGACAG ACAAAGACAGCACATTTCCCAGTTGGAGCAGAAGGTCCGGGAAAGTGAACTGCAGGTTCAcagtgccctgctgggctgtccAGCATCCTATGGAGATGTGTACATGCTGAGGATGCAG gagctgcagcggGAGAACACTTTCCTTCGAGCTCAGTTCACAGAGAAGACTGAATCCCTCAGTAAGGAGAACATTGAGTTGGAGAGGAAActggctgctgcagaggtgGATGTGAAGCTGGTCCGGGAGTCACTGAAGGAAACTGTGCAGAAACATGCAGAGGAGTtaaagaaacaggaagaaagg GTAAAGGGAAGAGACAAACACATTAGTAACCTTAAAAAGAAATGCCAGAAGGAATCtgaacagagcagagagaggcagcagagaatTGAGACCCTGGAACGATACCTGGCTGATCTACCCACCCTTGAGGAGCACCAGAAACAGAGTCAGAAG ctgaaGGAATCTGAACTGAAGAACACTGCTCTGCAGGAAACAGTGCTGGCACTGGAAGGAGAGCTTGGAGATGTCCAGGCTGCTTTCAGGGAACAAAAGATGCAGCTGGAAACCCAAAAACAGAAGGAGGTGGAGCTTCTTTCCACTGTGCGCAG CTTGCAGGATAAGCTGCAACAGTGTGCAAAGAATGCAGAGAGAGGACCCACTAGCCAGGATGGGGAGAGACAGAAAATGGAACATGACTCTTTGAAGAAAGAATGTGACTGCCTCAGGAAG ATCGTGgacaaaaagcagaagaagaTGGAGCAGTTATCTTTGCAAGTAAAG AACCTGGAAGAACAAGTGGCTCAGGAAGAGGGGACAAGCCAAGCTCTGAAGGAAGAGGCAATGAGGAGGGAGAatgcactgcagcagctccgGGCTGCTGTGAAAGAG CTCTCTGTGCAGAACCAGGATCTGATCGAGAAGAACCTGACGCTCCAGGAGCGGCTCCGTCAGGCCGagctgacagcccagcccctgcctgctgaCACTGCCCGCCTCACTCAGGAGCTGCATGGAGAGCTGGCTGTCTGTCTGCAGGATTTGCAGTCTGTCTACAGCATTGTCACTCAGAGGGCTCAGGGCAAGGACCCCaacctctctctgctcctgggcATTAACT CTGTGCAACACCCtgtgaaggagaaggaagactTGCTGAGCCCTGATGGACTTGCAAAGAAAGTGATGGAGGTAAAACAGCTTCACAAAGAAGTGGAGGAGTTAAGGACTGCAATATCTGACAGATACGCTCAGGATATGGGAGACAACTGCATCACCCAGTAA
- the CNKSR1 gene encoding connector enhancer of kinase suppressor of ras 1, with protein sequence MEPVGSWGPAQVAAWLRGLDAAVQGYPFEAWGLAGPDLLGLDVEVLEALGVWPLGHQELLLEAVEQLCELDAGLASTSLRTLTERLQELAQGIQSLVLGGLPAGDAPQPPSLTLLTRVIDLVGAAKGLFSWLNRYLFSTLHDFSASQDIVLLCAQLAETLQADCPAAERDSQILRICQHIVGICESIVSCSPPALLDHRAVLEQVGLTLPPSPWGSPPMSPSTPTLPSSLWQSPPTSPVTPVTPTLSPSPWGSPPVSPDTSVPPSDPLGRPLKLITTSLGFEITSTSSCLHFVSATTSEALAAHGGHILPGDEIVQVNEQVVVGWTRINLEKKLLEKANRVTLVLKKIPLDLPGSPPSSRHQLPGGFLDAADSSGTRSGECPGSPVSLSSSVAADLDSGPDSAPDPVTDEEEEEDKQELRLPGVAVEELPRLSGQGAAEEEWESGTPLDTPLGTPPGTPSSPGISTATGPCTTELSPTAAPATGAGGAEPSQQPGEGSPQTGRRPKGVATRLSRRRVSCRDLGRVDCDGWLLKKKDHVGFMAQKWKRCWFVLKGHTLYWYNHPNDEKAAGLINVATYDLESTREQKKKYVFQLCHQRYKPFVFAAETLADLSMWVSRLVTAKTKYTLAHQSVPDKEEDCYSETEAEDPDDESPRHGCDSPKKRLQNPPEKAQLSPASGESSSPQGSPRPCSPMDPAGEDLESLMRCLKQGGVSLMGQQRFLTQEQCRKSFLRRNKNPHINERVHTVRALQSTLKAKLVELEALEQLLGEATLTSDTFRRWKEEHQELYQELREGWAGQQGQGSDGGLGGQQGPPGEAAGP encoded by the exons ATGGAGCCAGTGGGCTCCTGGGGCCCCGCACAGGTGGCTGCCTGGCTCCGAG ggctggatgcagcGGTGCAGGGATACCCCTTCGAGGcctgggggctggcagggcctgaCCTGCTGGGGCTGGATGTGGAAGTCctggaggcactgggtgtgtggCCCCTGgggcaccaggagctgctgctggaggctgtggagcagctctgtgagcTG GATGCAGGGCTGGCGAGCACCAGCCTGCGGACGCTGAcggagaggctgcaggagctggcacagggaatCCAGAGCCTGGTGCTGGGGGGGCTGCCAGCAGGGGATGCCCCCCAGCCACCCTCCCTTACCCTCCTGACCCGAGTCATCGACCTGGTCGGGGCTGCCAAGGGACTTTTCTCCTGGCTCAACAG GTACCTCTTCTCCACTCTCCATGACTTTTCAGCCAGCCAGGACATcgtcctgctctgtgcccagctggcagagaCGCTGCAGGCG GACTGTCCTGCAGCTGAGAGGGACAGCCAGATCCTGCGGATT TGCCAGCACATTGTGGGCATCTGCGAGAGCATCGTgagctgcagccccccagcGCTGCTGGaccacagggctgtgctggagcaggtggggCTGACACTGCCCCCCAGCCCATGGGGCAGCCCTCCGATGTCCCCCAGCACTCCAACACTGCCCTCAAGCCTGTGGCAGAGCCCCCCAACATCTCCTGTCACTCCTGTCACTCCAACACTGTCCCCCAGTCCATGGGGGAGCCCCCCAGTATCCCCTGACACCTCGGTGCCACCCTCTGACCCCCTGGGGAGACCCCTGAAACTCATCACCACCTCACTG GGCTTTGAGATCAcctccaccagctcctgcctgcacttCGTGTCTGCAACCACCTCAGAG gcCCTGGCTGCCCACGGGGGCCACATCCTGCCCGGAGACGAGATCGTGCAGGTCAATGAGCAGGTTGTG GTGGGTTGGACACGCATCAACCTGGAGAAGAAGCTGCTGGAGAAGGCAAACAGGGTCACACTGGTGCTGAAGAAGATCCCCCTTGACCTGCCAGGCTCACCCCCCTCTTCCAGGCACCAG ctcccaggaggATTTTTGGATGCTGCAGATTCCTCCGGCACCAGGAGCGGCGAGTGCCCAGGCAGCCCCGTGTCCCTgagctccag TGTTGCTGCCGACTTGGACTCAGGGCCGGACTCTGCACCAGATCCTGTTACTGAcgaagaggaggaagaggacaagcaggagctgaggctgcCTGGGGTGGCCGTGGAGGAGCTGCCAAGACTGTCAGGACAGG GTGCTGCAGAGGAGGAGTGGGAGAGTGGCACCCCCTTGGACACCCCCCTGGGCACCCCACCAGGCACCCCAAGCTCTCCAGGCATCTCTACTGCCACCGGACCCTGCACTACAGAGCtgagccccacagcagcccccgccacaggggctgggggtgcagagCCCAGCCAGCAACCTGGGGAG GGCAGCCCCCAGACAGGACGCAGACCAAAAG GAGTGGCGACCAGGCTGAGCCGCCGGCGGGTCTCGTGCCGGGACCTGGGCCGGGTGGACTGTGATGGGTGGCTCCTCAAGAAGAAGGACCACGTGGGCTTCATGGCCCAGAAGTGGAAGCGGTGCTGGTTTGTGCTGAAGGGGCACACACTCTACTGGTACAACCACCCCAAT GATGAGAAGGCTGCAGGACTCATCAATGTGGCCACCTACGACCTGGAGAGCACGAGGgagcagaagaagaaata CGtgttccagctgtgccatcagAGGTACAAGCCCTTTGTCTTTGCTGCTGAAACCTTGGCTGACCTGAGCAT GTGGGTCAGTCGCCTCGTCACAGCCAAAACAAAGTACACACTCGCCCACCAGTCGGTCCCGGACAAGGAGGAAG ACTGCTACAGCGAGACAGAGGCCGAGGACCCCGATGACGAGTCCCCCAGGCATGGATGTGACTCG CCAAAGAAGAGGCTGCAGAACCCCCCGGAGAAAGCCCAGCTGTCCCCGGCCAGTGGCGAGtccagcagcccccagggcagcccccggCCCTGCTCCCCCATGG acCCTGCTGGGGAGGATCTGGAGAGCCTGATGCGGTGCCTGAAGCAGGGGGGGGTGTCCCTCATGGGGCAGCAGCGGTTCCTGACGCAGGAGCAGTGCCGGAAGTCCTTCCTCCGGCGCAACAAGAACCCCCACATCAACGAGAGGGTGCACACGGTGCGGGCGCTGCAGAGCACGCTCAAG GCAAAGCTGGTGGAGCTGgaggccctggagcagctgctgggagaggccACACTCACCTCGGACACATTCAGGCGCTGGAAGGAGGAGCATCAGGAGCTGTACCAGGAGCTGCgggaggggtgggcagggcagcagggccaggggagtgatggggggcttgggggacagcagggcccTCCTGGAGAGGCAGCTGGTCCCTGA
- the ZNF593 gene encoding zinc finger protein 593 yields MSPRNGRRTGAHRAHSLARQLKTKRRRRDLDEIHVDLKPENAARLLRQEIDPDLPGCAQFYCLHCARYFVDLNSMKEHFRSKVHKKRLKQLREAPYTQEEAERAAGMGSYIPPKKVEVQTQPLEETTEMETSS; encoded by the exons ATGTCCCCGCGGAACGGACGCCGCACCGGCGCCCACCGGGCACACTCACTCGCCCGGCAGCTGAAAACGAAGCGGCGCCGCCGCGACCTGGATGAGATCCACGTGGACCTGAAGCCCGAGAATGCAGCGCGGCTGCTGCGGCAGGAGATCGACCCCGACCTGCCGGGCTGCGCCCAGTTCTACTGCCTGCACTGCGC GCGCTACTTCGTGGACCTGAACAGCATGAAGGAGCACTTCAGGTCCAAGGTGCACAAGAAGAG GCTGAAGCAGCTGCGGGAGGCTCCGTACACGCAGGAGGAGGCCGAGCGCGCTGCAGGGATGGGCTCCTACATCCCCCCCAAGAAGGTGGAGGTGCAGACCCAGCCCCTCGAGGAGACCACCGAGATGGAGACGTCCAGCTGA
- the C24H1orf232 gene encoding uncharacterized protein C1orf232 homolog, with amino-acid sequence MAQGFWRLYKAKVLQTLGGPRADGALQDEGDPPELMETAETPALMEEGPNPVSQLARKVQGVSARGWRTLSSLFTREDEHQLLSPEPCADHPLAAEPPELPQSEKAPGFWDLFATKWQQAPGPDKEVSPPEPDESPGEPPGEDGSDLREREEGAFHWGFLAGKLAEIRNKNAPKGN; translated from the exons ATGGCCCAGGGATTCTGGCGGCTCTACAAGGCCAAGGTGCTGCAGACCCTCGGGGGGCCACGGGCGGACGGGGCACTGCAGGACGAG GGAGACCCCCCTGAGCTGATGGAGACGGCCGAGACCCCCGCGCTGATGGAGGAGGGACCCAACCCCGTGTCCCAGCTGGCGAGGAAG GTGCAGGGGGTGAGTGCCCGCGGCTGGCGCactctctcctccctcttcaCCCGCGAGGACGAGCACCAGCTGCTCAGCCCGGAGCCCTGTGCAGACCA CCCACTGGCTGCTGAGCCACCCGAGCTGCCCCAGTCGGAGAAGGCACCTGGATTTTGGGATCTCTTTGCTACCAAGTGGCAGCAGGCGCCAGGGCCAGACAAGGAAGTGTCCCCTCCGGAGCCGGATGAGAGCCCCGGGGAACCTCCTGGTGAGGACGGCAGCGACCTGCGGGAGCGGGAGGAAGGGGCCTTCCACTGGGGCTTCCTGGCCGGCAAACTGGCCGAAATCCGGAATAAAAATGCCCCCAAGGGCAACTAG
- the FAM110D gene encoding protein FAM110D has product MVPLGSPTLTVCASSNLRLVAPGRGSPLAWLNRGPECPQEPGGSGARRPSAVERLEADKAKYVKSQQVISRRQEPALRGSSPRLSPHGRRLLARQQCSELCQGSELAREGPRKLPCPPSPVSRRSGSRRLLRPDSLIIYRQKRDCLGGDKENAKGSGLVRRLFQGPLREKPPSSPPARGLAEGPPPPSQSPETPMLWAPVEKEEARTPGASSSGGSSGGIFAVPSSPAAEPPQSPEKQALALRVSLPLSEQERFFNYCGLDRALVELLGQERFGPAGWDNASARLHGSCESEPGQISGGSEGDVGPGEEEPESRLGSAVSVVERNARVIKWLYGCQRAWAAAKESTV; this is encoded by the coding sequence ATGGTGCCCTTGGGCAGCCCCACTCTCACCGTCTGCGCTTCCAGCAACCTGCGCCTCGTGGCCCCCGGCCGTGGCTCCCCCCTGGCCTGGCTGAaccgtggccctgagtgcccacAGGAGCCAGGGGGCAGCGGGGCCCGCAGACCCAGCGCCGTGGAGCGTCTGGAGGCCGACAAGGCCAAATACGTCAAATCGCAGCAGGTCATCAGCAGGCGGCAGGAGCCGGCGCTGCGGGGCTCCTCGCCCCGGCTGTCCCCCCATGGCCGGCGCCTCCTGGCCCGCCAGCAGTGCAgcgagctgtgccagggctcgGAGCTGGCCCGCGAGGGGCCCAGGAAGCTGCCGTGCCCACCGTCCCCCGTGTCGCGCCGCAGTGGCAGCAGGCGCCTGCTGAGACCCGACTCGCTCATCATCTACCGGCAGAAGCGCGACTGCCTGGGTGGGGACAAGGAGAACGCCAAGGGCTCCGGGCTGGTGCGACGCCTCTTCCAGGGACCCCTCAGAGAAAAACCACCCAGCTCACCACCAGCCAGGGGGCTGGCAGAGGGACCACCACCACCCTCCCAGAGCCCCGAGACCCCTATGCTGTGGGCGCCggtggagaaggaggaggcgAGGACACCAGGTGCCAGCAGCAGCGGTGGCAGCAGTGGTGGCATCTTCGCCGTGCCCAGCAGTCCCGCGGCAGAGCCCCCGCAGTCCCCCGAGAAGCAGGCGCTGGCTCTGCGCGTGTCGCTGCCTCTCTCGGAGCAGGAGCGGTTCTTCAACTACTGCGGGCTGGACCGGGCgctggtggagctgctggggcaggagcgCTTCGGGCCGGCGGGCTGGGACAACGCCTCGGCTCGGCTCCACGGCTCCTGTGAGTCGGAGCCCGGGCAGATCTCGGGGGGCAGCGAGGGGGACGTGGGGCCGGGTGAGGAGGAGCCAGAATCCCGGCTGGGCTCCGCTGTCTCCGTGGTGGAGCGCAACGCACGGGTCATCAAGTGGCTCTACGGCTGCCAGAGAGCTTGGGCAGCTGCCAAGGAGTCCACAGTCTGA